GCAAGGGTGTTATGAATTCGCCAAGGCATTCGGCACCCCGTTCATTTCCGGCAAGGACAGTTTGTATAATGAATATACCCGCAAAGGCAAGTCACTGGCCATTCCGGGCACGGTCCTTATTTCGGCCTTAGGCATCATGGACGACGTGCGGCGCTGCGTCACCATGGACTTCAAGCGTTCCGGCAACGCGATCTATATGGTGGGCAGAACACTGGATGAGATGGGCGGATCCGTTTATTTAGACAATCACGGTCAGTTGGGGTCCGGTGTCCCTAAAGTTGATGCCCGTCGGGCCCTGCAAATATACAAAGCCCTTCATACGGCTGTACAGTCGGGGTTGGCGCAGGCCATGCATGATTGTTCCGAGGGCGGTCTGGCCGTGGCCTTGGCCGAAATGGCTTTCGCGGGCGGTTTGGGTGCGACGGTCTTGTTAAAAAATGTCCCGTATCAGGGCGCGTCAAAGCGCGACGACATTATTTTATTTTCCGAATCCAATTCCCGGATGCTCGTCGAGGTCGCGCCCGCGCATGAGGCATTTTTCGTGCGTCTGCTCAAAGACACGGCGCACGCGAAGATCGGCATGGTCGGGCAGTCCCCGGAATTTTTGGTCTACGGCCTTAAGGACGTGCCGGTCATTCACGCGGGGATCAATGATCTCAAAGATGTTTGGCAAATGGCATTGTCTATTTAACCGGCTGTCACCCCCGAATGTTTTTATCGGGGGTCCAGTGCACTAGATTCCCGCTTTCGCGGGAATGACAAGGAGTTTTATGGCAAAGAAAATCAAACATCCGCACGTGCCTGACCTGGACCTGATGGAAGACCCGTGGCGGGTCTTTCGCATCATGGCGGAATTTGTTGACGGGTTTGACCAGATGTCCAAGATCGGGCCGGCGGTGAGCATTTTCGGTTCCGCGCGCATCAAGTCCGGAAGTCCTTATTACAGGGCCGCGGAGAGGACATCACACCTTTTAGTCAAGGCCGGATATGCCATCATCACCGGTGGGGGTCCCAGCATCATGGAGGCGGCCAATAAAGGGGCGGAGTCGGCCGCCGGCAAGTCCATCGGGCTTAACATTGACCTGCCCTTTGAACAAAAACCCAACCCGCACATCAATCATTTGATCAATTTCCATTATTTTTTCTGCCGCAAGGTGTGTTTTGTCAAATACGCCAAGGCCTTTGTGATCTTCCCAGGCGGCTACGGCACGCTTGATGAACTTTCGGAGAGCATCACGCTCATCCAGACCCAGCGCATGGAACCGTTTCCCGTCATCCTTTTCGGGAGCAAATATTGGAAAGGGCTTCTGAACTGGTTCAGGACCTCCATGCTTGAGGAAGATTGCATTGAAGCCAAGGACTTGAATATTATGCAGGTCGTGGACCGGCCGGAAGATGTTGTCAGGATCATCAAGAAATTTTATAGTAAGAAACATGGCCAATAATAACCATTGTCACCCCCGAATGTTTTAATCGGGGGTCCAGAACATTATGTCCAAACCAGTGAAAGTGGTCGTCCTGCGCACGGCAGGCACCAATTGCAACGAGGAAACGGCCTTCGCCTTTGCCCGTTTTGGTGCCGACGTTGAGCAGGTGCATGTCAATGCCCTGGTCAGCCGGACAAGAAAATTGTCGGACTACCATATCCTGGCCCTGCCCGGTGGTTTCAGTTACGGGGATGACATCGCCTCCGGCCGCATTTTGGCCAATGAGTTGCGCTTGAAATTGGGCGATGACCTCAAACGGTTCATTGCCGATGGAAAATTGGTCATCGGTATCTGCAACGGGTTCCAGGTCCTGGTCAAAGCAGGGATCCTGCCTGGTTTAGATGCCCGGTCCGGGCAGGAGGCCACGCTTTTTAACAATGATTCGGCGAAGTTCGAGGCCCGATGGACGCATTTGACCGTGGGCGGCAAATCCGTGTGGACCAAAGGGCTGCCCGGACGCATTGACCTGCCCGTGGCGCACGGGGAAGGGAAATTTATCCCTGTCAGCGGCAATGTGCTACAATTATTAAAGAAAAATAGCCAGATCGTGTTCCGTTATTGCGCCGCGGATGGGGGAAAACCCTTCGACAAAGCTCAGGGCAAGCCGGGTTACCCTGACAACCCTAATGGTTCGGTGGAAGACATCGCCGGCATCTGCGATACGACCGGCCGCGTGCTGGGCCTGATGCCGCATCCGGAACGGCATTTTTTCGCGATCCAGCATCCATCCTGGACGAGGCGTCCGCAAACAAGTGAATTCGGCGACGGCGCAAAAATTTTTGAGAATGGCGTGAACTATGTCCGTTCGCGTTTATTGTGAGATATGGCACAACGATTGACCTATAAGACCGCCGGGGTGGACATTGACGCGGCCAACCGCTTCGTGGACGGCATCAGGACCATGGCTAAAAGTACGGCGAGACCCGGTGTGATGTCGCGCCCTGGTTCTTTCGGTGCGCTGTTCGCCCCACCGCTCAAAGGATATCAGAAACCGGTCTTGGTCTCGTCCACCGACGGGGTTGGGACAAAATTGCTGGTGGCCAATGGGGTTGGCCAACACGGCACCGTGGGCATTGACCTCGTGGCCATGAACGTCAACGATATCCTGTGCACGGGCGCCAGGCCGCTGTTTTTTCTGGATTATATCGCCTGCGGGAAATTAGACCGCAGGGTGCTCAATGATGTCATGAAAGGGATCGTGGCCGGCTGCCGGCTTGCCGGATGCGCGCTCATCGGCGGAGAAACCGCCGAGATGCCTGGCATGTACAGGCCCAAGGATTATGATCTGGCTGGTTTTACCGTTGGCATTGTTGATAGGGACAAGATCATTGACGGTTCCACGATCAAAGCAGGGGACGTGCTCATAGGCCTTCCGTCGTCGGGTCTGCATTCCAACGGTTACTCGCTGGCGCGCAAGGCCCTGTCATTGCGCGAGCAGAAAATGTACGCCGGGATCCTGCTTAAAGCCACGTGCATTTATGTCAAGCCGGTGCTGGACCTGATCGCCCGCGTGAATGTCAAAGGCATGGCGCACATGACCGGCGGGGCATGGGTTGAAAAGTTGACAAAAATCTTGCCTAAGGGTTTATGTTTTTCCGTCGATAAGAATAGTTGGCCCAAGCCGCGTATTTTTCAATTGATCCAAGACAAGGGCAGGGTGTCTGAACATGAAATGTACCGCACCTTTAACATGGGCATCGGATTCGCGCTCGTGGTCAGCCCCCAAAAGGCCGCTTTAGCGCAAGCAGTTCTGCGCCGGCATAAGGTGGAGCCGTTTGTG
The sequence above is a segment of the Candidatus Omnitrophota bacterium genome. Coding sequences within it:
- the purM gene encoding phosphoribosylformylglycinamidine cyclo-ligase, producing the protein MAQRLTYKTAGVDIDAANRFVDGIRTMAKSTARPGVMSRPGSFGALFAPPLKGYQKPVLVSSTDGVGTKLLVANGVGQHGTVGIDLVAMNVNDILCTGARPLFFLDYIACGKLDRRVLNDVMKGIVAGCRLAGCALIGGETAEMPGMYRPKDYDLAGFTVGIVDRDKIIDGSTIKAGDVLIGLPSSGLHSNGYSLARKALSLREQKMYAGILLKATCIYVKPVLDLIARVNVKGMAHMTGGAWVEKLTKILPKGLCFSVDKNSWPKPRIFQLIQDKGRVSEHEMYRTFNMGIGFALVVSPQKAALAQAVLRRHKVEPFVIGQVIRDSKRKVVFR
- a CDS encoding TIGR00730 family Rossman fold protein, with translation MAKKIKHPHVPDLDLMEDPWRVFRIMAEFVDGFDQMSKIGPAVSIFGSARIKSGSPYYRAAERTSHLLVKAGYAIITGGGPSIMEAANKGAESAAGKSIGLNIDLPFEQKPNPHINHLINFHYFFCRKVCFVKYAKAFVIFPGGYGTLDELSESITLIQTQRMEPFPVILFGSKYWKGLLNWFRTSMLEEDCIEAKDLNIMQVVDRPEDVVRIIKKFYSKKHGQ
- the purQ gene encoding phosphoribosylformylglycinamidine synthase I gives rise to the protein MSKPVKVVVLRTAGTNCNEETAFAFARFGADVEQVHVNALVSRTRKLSDYHILALPGGFSYGDDIASGRILANELRLKLGDDLKRFIADGKLVIGICNGFQVLVKAGILPGLDARSGQEATLFNNDSAKFEARWTHLTVGGKSVWTKGLPGRIDLPVAHGEGKFIPVSGNVLQLLKKNSQIVFRYCAADGGKPFDKAQGKPGYPDNPNGSVEDIAGICDTTGRVLGLMPHPERHFFAIQHPSWTRRPQTSEFGDGAKIFENGVNYVRSRLL